The following DNA comes from Suncus etruscus isolate mSunEtr1 chromosome 12, mSunEtr1.pri.cur, whole genome shotgun sequence.
gcaattataaagtaaattatgcCATGCCTGCCAATGGGGAGCGGTTGGAATCTGAGATCAagatggagggaattttacactggtggtgggattggtattgaatcATGAGgtggcagaaacaaatgtattatgagacACTATGCAAGTTGTGGtgtttaaaaactaatttaaaaaattggggtgccggaaagatagcacagaggttgggtatttgctttgcaaaaaattttttttttgcatttttgggtcaaacctggcaacactcaggacttactcctggctgtgcccagaaattgtttctggcatggggaccatatgggatgccaggattcgaaccaccatcggtcctgaataggctacatgcaaggcaaataccctactgctgtgctatttctcaggtccccaataaaaaatatttttttaatgaaattatcaACTGAatggccagggagatggctcaaaaggaAACAATGTGTGCTTTGCATGAGGGAAattctgatccctggcatcacatgctCTCCTGATCACCACAGGATAGagataaaaaccaaataaacaagagGTATTATCATCTGAGAGTCTATTTAGACATTGTCTTGTAACGAAGAAATGGCATTCACATAAACAGGAAAGCTGCTGGTTCATGTTAAAACCTGATTTCATTTCTAAAACATGATTTGATTACAGCCTACCTTTCTGTCTTGGCTCTACAATGGTCACAAGTTCTTCAGTGATTTTTCTCTCCAGAAAGCTGGGTCCATTTTCAACCCTTGACTATGTATATGTTCACCTTGGGAATTGCTTTGAGAAAATGTGACACTGTGCAACTTATTCATGTGCAGGAGAAACTGGGTTTTGATGCCCTTATTTGTTCCAACTACAGGCCTGGTCTGAGAAACCAGCTTATATTTCCAGAGGCTGCTAGCACATCACTAAGATCAACAGGAACACTGAACAGCTAGTTTAATTGGACTGCCCACAATAGATGATGAGCAGATCCATAATCATTGCTACAAACCACTCAATTCTGGGATGCACCAGCAGTTCCTGATATTTCAACTGAAAATGATGAAATCTACTTGCTAGAGTTGCTATAATGACTTAGTGAGATTACCAGCATTTTTTAAGTACAGAGTTTTCAATAAACAGTAAAATCATGCTTATTAAAAGGAGACTATCACAAAGAGTGTAGTTAGAACagtaactgcactgacaactaccacaacaatgatagtgagagaaagaagcagaatgacTGCCCCAAAGataggcaggggtggagggagggaaatgggggggacatggcaggaaagttgcactggtgaagggcagtgtggtccaaaacaaacgaacaaaaatgcCCTTTAATGCTTAAAGTATATGTGCTGGTAattagattgaacccaggtctcacacacacagagcacaaactttaccactgagccacatccctggaccCCTATATTGGTTGTTAAGTGATGTTGAATTGTAAAATAGGTATGaccacaatttaattttaaattaaacaatttaaTATATTGCTAATAGAAAATTgccactggggaccatatgggatgccaggattcgaaccaccgtatgTCCtcaatcagctgcgtgcaaggcaaatgccctactgtagtgctattgctccggcccccgaAAATTACcactttgggctggagcaatagcacagtggtagggtgtctgccttggccaacctgggatggactcaggttcgatcccagaatcccatatggtcccccaagcctgccaggagcaatttctgagtgcagtcaggagtaacccctgagctgtagccgggtgtggcccaaaaaccccaaccccccccaaaaaataaaattgccacTTCATAgtacttttcaaataaaattcacAGTGAGGAaaggatctccttcctccctaggagccgggaggttctgccagcatgatGTTTGGCAGCcttctgccatgccaaaggcctctttaaccaggcctaagaaggggtgcgggacatgggtcaccccagcacccctctacctccttcctctggaactacagggcttttcctggccacatggctgggcaagccagtgaggtgggaatagcagcacaataggttctggctttaggatttaccagggaagtttccttattaaacctgtccattgtgaaacataatgacaaatattgggatatcattgtgtttagctcgttttattcctttactccctcactcccatctcttgttaccccacatttaaccatttttctgtactaatgattttggttttggccaaggtggattacatatctttcacagtaattttttgggtggagtctgaagcttcaggcAACACgtcaaggttccatgctgtaggctttttggccaagataaggtgaagacgcagcctcggctgcccccacagccttctctgtccttcctccccgtccccagggttattcctggacacctgctcagggtcccagcaagtgggttccagcgaggtgcaatttaaaagagaccccagctGGCGAGGTGCActtttaaaagagaccccaggcttccttgtcccTGCAAGGGGCTGAGAGGGGTCTGGtaaactttcaacttccagcaattaggaagcaaatgcctctcggggagtcaggaGCTTCAGcaagcaacaaggggaggacatggctccatgtgctcttcgcttgtccaaatcacagaccaaagtggtgtctcggaaacacccccctccctcttgactatttctaaaacataaaagggacacatgtatctcctttgaatatctcagatgtattcccttaatatctataactcttttcgaacatcctcatatagtgacaattttgcccactggatttattatttgatttttttattttccccctttgagatctgttttataagcaaaattggtagaagagtatctctgtatagatttcatgtttgaaccaagttatggggaatgttggactttatttgtcagtccccagatgcaccaacaatatcttgtggcattgcttctcttttgcataggcacattaacatgggaaaataatacatatgcaaacaagtttttatctaatagagatgggaacacaaatttgttaatgtaattaggccttttaccctgaacattggcataatgatttaaTTTGGCTTggtcctcagaagaatgggcatcgcccacacacacctgaacaatggataccatctatggaaacaaccacaattgtctataacattaccagaatccaagcctctaccagggaagacctaccactgctttggcattgacttacaccaaagagtgctcccaacatccagacgacttagcaacagtctgcatgtagggcagattgctccacatttaatggtgtgctgaaactagaagatgctccacatcagcctgacatcgatgaaagaaatgcacagaatccagagtctttaaatataagaatctgataccaaagTGTGAAAAAGTcccaccgggaccacggagaatgactcgggttggatgAACTGATAtgtctggaacccagagtcggtcttatgccaataaacttctggggtgaggcctttttgtaatcaggtcaaggatttttttccattttccccatttttctggacctatgcaaacattggcaattgccaatatcacacctttactatatttttttactcttatcctttaaggaaaaaaaatacaacttactgaacttaaaagcaaataactgtagtagaatgcctgtctcgaatacaggcaggggatgggaaggggggagggggaatgttacactggtgaaggggggtgttctggttatgactgtaacccaaccatgatcatgttacttaaataaaaaatatatttaaaaaaattcacagtGAAAGAAAACAGATagagatactcctcgcttaatgacctacctgtttagcaacCGCTtgcacttacgaccatctcttcaccattattttattttattttattttattttaaatatcttttttccatcatgtacactctacagtacagcaCTGtggttttggtgctttaatgtacctactttactaactttatgttctgcaatacattgcagtactgtgtgtacaTTAACAACctctgcaaattaaaacaagtggaagttttcagtttaatctttctcgttatttgacttattcagaatactgtattgccAAGTACTATGCacatactgtactactgtatacaatACATGCagtcctcacttaacgaccaagtctTGAAATGGAACGTGGTTGTTAAGCGAGGACTATCTGTATAACAAAATTGTCCTCTTAATGATGGGATTTAGGTTCACCGAGTACTGTGGAGGCATCacaataaacataaaatcatACAAACAACAAAATGAGGAGAGATCTTGCCATTCTAATTGATAGATGGAATACTTACATTTATTGCCTGACCAGTCTTTTGAATTAATAATATCTTAATAATGAACTTGTAACGGTGGAACCCAAATTCTTTGACTGCTGACAATACACGATCTGCTAACTCAAGTGACAAATGAGAGAAGAGCTTTTCATCATATCTGACGTCTTTAAGAATAGcctttaaaaatgtaagaaaaatatttaaattgtcaaataaaatatttttaaatcaaaatgaaacaagtaactttaaaaataatcatattcctcggggctggagagatagcatggaggtaaggcatttgcctttcatgcaggttattggttcgaatcccggcattccatatggtccccaagcttgccaggagcgctctctgagcatagagccagaagtaaccccctgagcgctgccgggtgtgaccccccaaaaaaaatcctagtCCTAGCTGAATGATcttaaattttccatttatttcagtAGCAATTTTGAAGAAAATGTGGTTGCGTTCAACTGTTCTTCATTACTAAGCCTTAGACTGTATACACTTTCCTTATACTTGACTATCAGCTATTAGGGAGTCATGAAGGGAGTCTTAGgtagaaaaaataaatcctttttaaaaatgtatttactaaAAGTCTTACCTGGGTTTTCATAAAGAGTTTTATTCCTAGTTTCCACAATCTCTTGgatttaaaacccacttctttttaACCCTTCCCCCATTGCTTActctcctggttttttttttttgtttgtttgtttgggggggtcacactgggcagcgctttaggggttactcctggctctacattcagaaatcgctcctggcaggcttgagggaccatatgggatgccgggattcgaaccaccgtccttctgaaagggcaaacgccctacctccatgctatctctccagtccctctcctGCTGTTTTATAAAGTTTCCTAAAAGCACcaggaaatataaatattctcaTCATGTGTCAGTGAATTAATAGATAGCTGGGGGAAGGGGGAGAAATGGGGAAGGCAGCTATCCATAGCATGACACATAAAATACAGCATGAAGTTCTATGCTTCCTTACAGACACTAAGTAGACTGGGACTATCTTGTAAAAAGATAATATATGCTTTTGACTGTTTACTCAAGCTAGTAATAAATTAAACAGTGTTCTGGATTCCATTGGTAACTGATAGACCAACTAGTAGTCCTGGACACTAGAAAAAGCTGCAGAGAACAGAGTCACCTAAGACAAAGCAGATTAGCTGATGTCATGTGGGTTGCCCAGAAGAGCCAGCACATCATAAAGCCAAATCTTCATATTCTATTGCTACCTCTATAAAAATAGGTAACATCCAGACCCACATGCTAAACATGGATCCTTGAAGATGATAGGATCTAGTTCCTGCATTTCTTAAGCATGGATCATACCCAAACCTCAAAATGTTATATTCCCTTAACTCATCTCTTTTTGGGGTGAGGGTTTGGTCTACAGTAGATAGTGTTCAGGGCATTAGCTCAAGGTAGGCTTGAGGGGCTATATGGGATACTAGGTATTAAATCTGCATTTaatgcacatgcaaagcaaattccctaaccactgtactatagttctggTCCCACATTGTTTCTTCTTAAATTGCTTAACAGACCCAGGTTTTAATTGCCtatatgttctttttaaattgatgtcAGGAATAACTTGCTGAATATCAATGTATACGgatccaaaagcaaataaataagtaaaatgataGCCACTTGTTATTGGATGACCACAAGACCATGTTATCTAGAACTATGTTCAGTGCCCTGTATCCAGCACCTAAGAAGAAATCCCTGATCCCCTTTATCCATCCATAAACTGTCAACAAACTGTCCTAAGCTTCATCATGCTCAGGGCTATCGGTTATCATTATAAAGGCAAGTCTAAATTAAATCATATTCAATAAATTTGAGCTCCAAGTAATACTCCTAGTGAGGTACACGAAAATATAAACCATCAAATATTGACTATTAGCATTTAAATCAGAGGCGATAATGAggaatcattattattatcatttttgttttggggccacatccggcagcactcaagggttactcccagctctgtgctcagaaatggctcttggcaggctcggggaattacctgagatgctggggatcaaacctgggtctgtaccgggtcagctgcgtgcaaggtaaatgccttaccactgtgctatcactccagcccaatgagtaattattttatgatattaaattgatttgcatttctttgctcCCTGAATTTTAAAccagattactttttttttcattagtcACAGTGAATTTATTCATGAtggggtttcaggcatacaaatgCTTCAACAATGATCCCTTCACAGTATCCACTTCCCTTCcatccaccaatgccccccccatgCCTCCCACCCACCAGTCTTCTCCCCTGAGAGgcactattttctctttttgtactgttgctGATATGCTTCACCATCTTTCacatctcttcctcctcttggTTAGGTGCTTCCTTTCACCAATTGTTGCTTCCTCCCTCTCCTATACTCCAGCCCGCTCAGGTGGCATGTTTTTCTTCATGTCTTTTGTTCCCACTGtcttgggcatttgttattccatcattatgtttttcttttctttttttttccttttgtgggggggggtgtttgggtcacacctagtggttactcctggctctgccccttggcaggctcgaggggccatattggatgctgggaatcaaaccagggtccatccagggttggtcgtgtgcaaggcaaatgccctgccccatgctatcgctccagtccccatCACTATGTTTCTCTGTCCTGTatatgagtgattattttgtgttgTAAACCAATTATCTTTGCCAAATATTATCAATTATCTCAGCTTAGAAATATATCTTTGTCTATGATGATGGAGGGAGATTCTATATTAATAAAGGTTCTCACTTGAAAAAAGTATCTTGATATTAGTCAGTCTGTATATGAGATATTACACCATGCAAGATGCTTCCCTTGTATGTATCTGACTCAAATTagatcccagcactccatatggctccgagccccaccaggagtgacagaGCAAGGGATacaccctaagcacagctgggtgttgcTCCAAAAAAAACCAAGTGTATTCATCATTTacacatataaattaatattgtCTTCCCTATCTAGGTTAGTCTAATTAGTTGTTACTAAAggaaattttcaaatttaataaGGAAGAGGtaattttgggggggcccacacccagtagcacttaggggttgctccctttgtgctcagaaatcacttctagcaggctcaggggaccatctgggatcctagggattgaacctgggttagctgaatgcaaggcaaacgtcctacgtGCTGTGCTGCGCTATCGTCCCGGCCCTGAGGAAGAGGGAATTTTAAAAACAAGCAACCAGGACTGGGATTAGGCTCATAAAGGGAATTTGTTATCAGAAAAGTCTGCTTACTACCTAGAGTTGTAGAACTGGACactaaagataaaaaaggaacaaGAAAAGGTGGtccctatttctctctccctcccccttttgGTCACTGTTGTTGCAAGGACTGGCTATCACACACTTGGCAGTTGCCTAGAAGCTGCACATGCATTGGTATTCATTGAGTCGAACACTTGGTGGCAGTGCACCTAAGATCAGTCAGTCCCTTTGTTGCGAAACCAGAGAGCCCAAATGATCCCAGAGCTACTGGGGTCATGTCCGGTACATGCAGGGTGTACCAAGGATAAAATTCAGGGACTTGCATGAGGATGGCACTACTTTTACCACTaagctgctcagaggttacacctgctttttataatgaaaagaaaaaagtttaatagCAAAAGTAGTGAAGGGAATTTTCCTATCTGAATAATGTAGCCTACAGGTACCTAAGTTAACACAAATCTTACTGGCCTTTGTGTTGTATTCATTTCACAAAACTGAAGTTTGAACCAGACTGACAAGTCTGAGTTacataattgtttttaataaactttatatttcGATAAGTTAAAGTAACTGTTTACGTAACTTAAATTCAGGGTGAAGATTATTGGCTATGACTGCAAACTGCTATGATAGTTTACAGATAAATTATATCAAAAATCAATCAGGGTAATTGGGAGTACTATTAACCTTAATGTATTTATGATCAAACACTAAGTTTGATAATAGCTAAGTTATTGCTATTAAGCttatatgtgcatacatatatacatacagatttaagtagacacacacatatatatgcatatatatgcattatatatatgcattatatatatatatatatatatatatgcaaacctACCTCTAATATCTGCTGGGTTTTAATTTCTACCGAATGAGCTTGAAATTTTTTCAGTGGTTCCATTCTATATGAATTTGCGAACTTTAGCTTGGCCAGGGCACTCTTCCATTCTTTACCTATATCAGCAATTGAGTCATCAAAAGGAGGCTCCACGTACTGAACATCATGAAAGGATTCTCTTagcctttcttttaaaatttgtgcATACTGTGATAaagggaaggaatggaggaaagggagggtggggaggggagaaaaagaataggagagagggaaggaagaagtaaggCATGAGAGAGAGGTGGGAGGAAGCAAGCAGgacagagggaggggaagagggaaagggagatTATGTTAAAATTGTATAACAAAAATTATAGATTCTAGAAATCCTGGTGCGGGACCAGGAAATGGTTCAAAGAAGTGGAGGATAGTTTACATGCTGTAAGTCCAGGGCTTCATCCCTTtatcatatagtcccttgagcactactgggagtagCCTTactacactgccaggtgtgccccacccacTGGGAAATCACAAGGCTTGTTAGTCCATTCTAACAGTCTTTTATGACTACGTGCTTATTTAAACACTAGATTCTATCAATTTAGTAAAAGAAGAAACAGTAATCTGTGTATCAATAATTTGTTATTAtactggtttgggggctacacctggtgatgctcagggcttattcctaatcCTGtactaggatcactcctggagtggctcaggggaaccatatagggtcccattatcaaacccaggtctgctgcatgcaaggcgaatgccttacctgttgtaatatctctccaatGCCCATCTTTTTAGTTTGAGTACAAATTTGCATTTATATACTTAAATTATCTGCAAAGGATCCAGTGACAAGTATAACAAGTGACTAAGAGGAAGGAATGTAATGAAAATCTTTATTTGCCCTGCTCCCTACTcagattatgaaaatatttttcattgaattCTAAACATGTTTTACTTTTCTATATTTGTATTTGATTAAAATACAATCATTTAGGTAACACTCATATGTCTTAAGTTGAGAAGTAACAAAGTTattgatttctatctttttttttttttggttttggggtcacacccggcagtgctccagggttattcctggctctgtgctcagaaattgctcctggaaggtaagggggaccctatgggatggaggattcgaaccaccatctgtcctggatcaactacATACAAcgcaagtaccctaccactgtgctatctctccagccctatcattTCATACTTTTGACTTTCAACATTCATTCTTTTACATTCAGCATCCTTAAGGAGGTATTTAGTGCCAAAATGCTCTAGACTGCTATTATTATGGTGAATCTCATCATAATAGGAATTAGTTATTCTATTTGTATTAATTCATAGTCAAAAACTATACATGAAAGTAGGAAATTGATTGATGAGTATAAGGGTAAAAGAGGCTAATTTTAGTCACTAACTACATGACTTGATAGAAATTTGTGACTAATTTagacaaaataattaagaaaggCCTTTATGAAATGAAAGATTAAGTTTCAATTTAAAAGGTACACAGAGGCTCCGAGAGACagcactgccttgcatgtagccgatccaggactgacggtgatttaatcccagcatcccatatggtcccccgaacctgccaggagcaattttagagcacagagccaggagtaacccaagcacacCCAAcgtccggtgtgacccaaaaaccaaaataaataaaggtacatATTCTATTCTAGAAAAAGCCAAGTCCTCTAAGTAGGACTAAATGTGTTCTCAGATCATAACTATGGTTCTGAAGCACTTTGAGAGAAAGGAGTAAGTGGACAAGGCTAGAAAGGCAGCTACAAGTAGAATTTGATAAGATGTTTGGATTTCCTTTTCTCAGAGCAAAGGAAAGCTACTGGAAAATTTTTAAACAAGACTCTATATATTATCACCCTTAAATTGTTATTCTATTTGTTGGGTAAGGGTCTGGAAGAAGGCAATAATCTCATAATACATTTCCTTTCTTAAAATTCTACTTGTTGAGTCcagaagaaagcaaaaccttataCCTCCTACTACATGTTTCCTTATAATACAGTTCCTTTGGGCGGGGGACAGCCAGCAATGCtccgggatcattcctgacagtgctcaagggaccgtgtggggtgctagtgatcaaacccagatcaaccagGTGCAAGACAGGaggtgccctacctactatactatctctctggtcttttaTACTACATTTTAGGAATATTAACTATATagcattataattttatttatttatttatttttggtttttgggccacacccggtggtgctcagggggttactcctggctgtctgctgagaaatagctcctggcaggcacgggggaccatatgggacactgggattcgaaccaaccacctttggtcctggatcggctgcttgcgaggcaaacgccgctgtgctatctctccaggccagcattataattttaaatggaCACATTACAGGTATATATCTTAATTTGGTATAGTAAGTAGAAGACCACATTGCCTAGTTGGTAttataaattacaaatttttcttgTGATAATTTAAAGATCTACTCTCTAGCAAGgagaagaaattgagtggaagagaaaTACAAAATCAAAGGATGGGGaacaggggccaagaggtctcagatgcattggtggtaaggacagaataaaaatacaatccagagtcaacaatgaaatcatgaaacccacACATTaacaattaaaacttaaaatggaggggccagagatagcatggaggtaaagcatttgcctttcatgcagaaggtcattagttcgaatcccagcatcccatatggtcccccgagcctgtcaggagcaatttctgagcatggagccaggagtaatccctgagcgcttctgggtgtgacccaaaaaccaaaccaaaccaaaccaaaacaaaacaaaaaaaacccttaaaatgGGCTGTTGTGCTGGAAGGCTGTGAGTGGGGGAAGGagtggtggtggcatgggatgcacTCTAGTAACATTGGAGGGAGAGTGACACTAGTGGTGGGGTTGGCACTAAAACAgtgtttgaaacccaactatgaagaactttgtaaatcacgaaggtttcaataaaaatttttaaaagactttattAGCTGTGCTCAGCTATGCAATATAGTTACCTTGAGTCATGATGCTGTTTTAGATCAGGACTGACCTTTAAGTGTGTACCACTGAATTCTTTCACCTACCTCCCTGTAACCTTTTACTGCTCGTGGCAACCATACCGttgctttttttaaatcagaaagttattttttatgtattctgaAGCATTTATTCTTTCCTGTTTAAATACTGACACATTTGATATAGAATTGTGTCTAGTTTTTATTGATTCTAATGTTCATGTAACTCATTGTTCTCAGTATGAATCAACAGTTCAAACTTCTTTTCAAAGGCTGCTTTGATCTACATAGTATAGTAAGGTTCTTGTCTTGGTTTTAGCCTTCCAGGATTGAactgagagcagagcaagaagGAAAGGCTTGCACACtcctgggtgtaaccccaaaagtaaaacaaacaaaaaaaccattcaCAAGGGAACATAGTGCAAAACTACTACTCCCCAAATTCTGCATTTACTTCATTTCTTCATGTTGTAGAAATTTGTGGGAATAATACTTCCTTTCCCCCCTAACTTTTCACGTTTGAGAGGGTTTACTGAATTAGTGAGCTGGGAAAGAAAGAGCATGTATGTGCAGAATATACCTAGCTCTTCCCTTGAAATctgactatatgaaatgccatcTGTCCTGCCACTGCACACTTTACAGAAACCAGATACTGTCATTGTTCAACTATGTTCATGACTATTTTGAATTAGTCTACTTAAAGTAGATTTTCAGTTCACCAATATTTCAGTAACATTGACTTTTACTGATTCTTCAAAGTTCAACTTGCATTACTGAAATAAATCACCCTTACCATATGGTAAACCATATATATGGTCATATGGTTTATGACTCAGGTGTCTGTTTCCAAA
Coding sequences within:
- the DYNLT2 gene encoding dynein light chain Tctex-type protein 2: MEKRGRGGKLSLTTQAAPAPAAPKKERRLSMFEKESYAQILKERLRESFHDVQYVEPPFDDSIADIGKEWKSALAKLKFANSYRMEPLKKFQAHSVEIKTQQILEAILKDVRYDEKLFSHLSLELADRVLSAVKEFGFHRYKFIIKILLIQKTGQAINIASRWIWDVAWDSWVAAKHETEGYVALVLVFAVYCE